A genomic stretch from Leptodactylus fuscus isolate aLepFus1 chromosome 10, aLepFus1.hap2, whole genome shotgun sequence includes:
- the RHOBTB1 gene encoding rho-related BTB domain-containing protein 1, which translates to MDTDMDYERPNVETIKCVVVGDNAVGKTRLICARACNTTLTQYQLLATHVPTVWAIDQYRVCQEVLERSRDVVDEVSVSLRLWDTFGDHHKDRRFAYGRSDVVVLCFSIANPNSLNHVKTMWAQEIKHFCPRTPVILVGCQLDLRYADLEAVNRARRPLARPIKRGDILPPERGREVAKELGVPYYETSVFDQFGIKDVFDNAIRAALISRRHLQFWKSHLKRVQRPLLQAPFLPPKSPPAVIKIPESSESNINDAGDLLDNPLCADVMFVLQDQKQIFAHKIYLATSSSKFYDLFLMEHEESPNPVERFYKKEKPTKDLLLRTLSLDTDEDTDGSSLKPSNACLRISRSDDTLLTSDCDEEGCVALSSWSKGFHSMHQELMINPISNRTCSMTVVRMDSSVQYGPFKTVLRFLYTGQLDENEKGLMRVAQIAEILEVFDLRMMVENITNKEAFMNQEITKAFHVRKANRIKECLSKSTFSDVTFKLDDGSINAHKPLLICSCEWMAAMFGGSFVESANNEVILPNVSKSSMQAVLDYLYTKQLSCTSDMDPLELIALANRICLPRLVALTEQHAVQELTKAAVNGVDIDQEVLTYLEIVQFHNAHQLAAWCLHHICTNYNSVCSKFRKEIKSKSVENQEYFERHRWPPVWYLKEEDHYQRVKKEREKEDHILNKHRSRRKWCFWSSSSAAFA; encoded by the exons ATGGACACTGATATGGACTACGAAAGACCCAATGTGGAAACCATCAAGTGTGTGGTCGTGGGGGATAATGCGGTGGGCAAGACGCGGCTTATCTGCGCAAGAGCATGTAACACTACGTTAACTCAGTACCAGCTGCTGGCCACCCACGTACCGACAGTATGGGCAATCGATCAGTACCGAGTATGTCAAGAG GTCCTTGAACGCTCCCGGGATGTCGTTGATGAAGTGAGCGTTTCTCTCAGGCTGTGGGACACCTTTGGGGATCATCACAAGGACAGGCGTTTTGCCTATGGAAG ATCTGATGTTGTTGTCCTGTGTTTCTCAATTGCAAATCCAAATTCCTTAAACCATGTTAAAACAATGTGGGCTCAGGAGATCAAGCATTTTTGTCCCCGCACACCTGTCATTCTTGTTGGCTGCCAGCTGGACCTGCGTTATGCCGATCTTGAAGCTGTTAACAGGGCAAGACGACCATTAGCCAG ACCCATAAAAAGAGGAGACATTTTGCCACCAGAAAGGGGAAGAGAAGTTGCAAAGGAACTTGGTGTCCCATATTACGAAACCAGTGTTTTTGACCAGTTTGGCATAAAGGACGTGTTTGACAATGCAATCAGGGCTGCCTTGATCTCCAGGAGACATCTTCAGTTTTGGAAGTCCCATCTCAAGAGAGTTCAGAGACCTTTACTGCAAGCTCCGTTCCTCCCACCTAAATCACCACCGGCAGTTATAAAGATACCCGAATCCAGTGAATCTAACATCAATGATGCTGGAGATTTACTGGACAATCCTTTGTGTGCAGATGTCATGTTTGTCCTACAGGACCAAAAACAGATCTTTGCCCATAAAATCTATCTTGCTACCTCCTCTTCAAAATTTTATGACCTTTTTTTAATGGAACATGAAGAATCTCCAAACCCTGTGGAAAGGTTCTACAAGAAGGAAAAGCCTACAAAGGATTTGTTATTGCGGACACTAAGCCTTGATACAGATGAGGACACTGATGGGTCTTCCTTGAAACCATCAAATGCCTGTCTTCGGATTTCAAGGAGCGATGATACCTTACTAACTTCAGATTGTGATGAAGAAGGTTGTGTTGCTTTATCATCTTGGAGCAAAGGCTTTCATAGTATGCACCAAGAACTGATGATCAACCCAATATCGAATAGGACTTGTTCAATGACCGTAGTCCGAATGGACTCCTCTGTACAGTATGGGCCTTTCAAAACTGTATTACGGTTTCTATACACAGGACAGCTAGATGAAAATGAAAAAGGCTTGATGCGAGTAGCACAAATTGCAGAAATTCTAGAAGTATTTGATTTACGGATGATGGTAGAGAACATCACAAACAAAGAAGCCTTTATGAACCAGGAGATTACAAAAGCGTTTCACGTCAGGAAAGCAAATCGAATCAAAGAATGTCTTTCCAAGTCAACCTTTTCTG ATGTGACATTTAAATTGGATGATGGAAGCATCAATGCCCATAAGCCGCTTCTAATCTGTAGCTGTGAATGGATGGCTGCAATGTTTGGAGGTTCATTTGTGGAAAGTGCAAATAATGAG GTCATCCTCCCTAATGTAAGCAAATCTTCAATGCAAGCTGTGTTAGACTATCTCTACACCAAGCAGTTGTCCTGCACATCAGACATGGACCCACTGGAGCTAATCGCGCTGGCAAACAGAATCTGCCTTCCACGTTTGGTGGCTCTCACTG AACAACATGCTGTGCAGGAGCTGACCAAGGCTGCAGTGAATGGGGTGGATATTGATCAGGAAGTGCTGACCTATCTGGAAATTGTTCAG TTTCATAATGCACATCAGCTGGCGGCCTGGTGCCTGCACCACATCTGCACCAACTACAACAGCGTCTGCTCAAAATTCCGGAAAGAGATAAAGTCTAAATCAGTCG AAAACCAGGAATATTTTGAAAGACACCGTTGGCCACCAGTTTGGTACTTAAAAGAAGAAGACCACTACCAGAGAGTGAAGAAGGAGAGGGAGAAGGAAGACCACATCCTTAACAAACATCGCTCAAGGCGCAAGTGGTGCTTCTGGAGCTCTTCGTCAGCAGCCTTTGCCTAA